The DNA sequence CCGGTGACGGCGTGGGGCTCGTTCCCGTGTACAGCGTTTCCGAAGGGCTGAGCCAGCAGCTCATGCGAAAGGCCGTGGGCGCCGCCGTTAAATGGTGTATCGGCAAGGTGAGTGAGTACGTACCTGGCCACATCCTGGAAAAGTACGGTCTGCCCGATCTTCCCGAATCGCTGGCAGCGCTGCACCAGCCCCCCAGGGACGCGGATGTCGGGTCTCTCAATGAGGGCACCTCCCGTTGGCATAACCGACTCAAGTTCGGAGAACTGCTCGTTTTTCAGCTTGGGCTGCTGGCACGGAGGCGTGAGCTCGACAGCAGGACCGCTCCGGTGATCACGGGTGACGGGTCCCTGGAAAGGTCTTTCCTGGGCGATCTGCCCTTTGAACTGACAGGAGCCCAGGAACGGTCCACCAGTGAGATCAGGAGGGATCTGGCATCTGGAACACCCATGCACCGTCTGCTTCAGGGGGATGTGGGATCGGGCAAGACCCTCGTGGCATTTCTGGCAATGCTGCGGGCCGCCGAGGACGGTAGACAGTCTGTTCTCATGGCCCCTACAGAGGTCCTCGCCGGGCAGCATTACCGGAACCTGTCGGCGTGGTGTGAAAAACTGGGAATGGAAGTCGCCCTGCTCACCGGCAGCATGGACGCTGAAGGCAGGCGACGGGCGGTTGGAGGCGCCGGCAGCGGCGAGATCAAGCTGTTTGTGGGAACCCACGCCATTATCCAGGAGGGTGTGCAGTTTAAGGACCTTGCCCTTGCCGTGGTGGACGAACAGCACCGTTTCGGTGTCCTGCAGAGGCTGGCTCTGAGGGAAAAGGGTACGAGCCCCCACTTTCTCGTCATGACCGCCACACCTATACCGAGAAGCCTTACCATGGTGATATACGGCGACCTTGACATCAGTACCATCGACGAGCTTCCGCCGGGAAGGACGCCCGTGGAGACTGTCATCTACAAGGAGAGGGACCGGTCCCGGATGTACTTGCGGGTTTCCAGGGAAGCAGGGCGGGGCAGACAGGTCTACATCGTCTATCCCCTCGTTGAAGAATCTGAAAAGGTGGAGCTGCTGGCCGCCAACGAGATGGCCAGGGAGTATCGGGAGAGGATCTTTCCGCACCTGAGGATCGGGCTTCTCACCGGGAGGATGGCCCCCCGTGAAAAGGCGATTGTCATGGACCGGTTCCGACAAGGCAAGGACCAGGTCCTCGTCTCCACCACGGTCATCGAGGTGGGTGTGGATGTGCCCAACGCCACTCTCATGGTCATCGAACACGCCGAGCGTTTCGGACTGTTTCAGCTTCACCAGCTCCGGGGACGCGTCGGGAGAGGCCACGAAAAATCTACCTGCATCCTCATGGAGGGATCCTCCGCGTCGCCGGAGGCGAGGGCCCGCCTTGAGGTATTGGTGTCAACAGACTCGGGATTTACCATCGCCGACGCGGACCTGAGGATCCGTGGTCCGGGAGATTTTCTGGGTTCCAGGCAATCCGGGATGCCCGATTTCATGTACGCCCATCCCTTGAGGGACAGTGATATTATGGCCCAGGCGAGGGAAGCGGCCGGTGATATGGCGGCGGAGGGCCGGATACCCGATTTCCTGCACAAAGAGATAGGGAAATTCTGGATCGGGAGCTCACATATAACATACTCGGGTTAGGGCTTTATCAACAGGTCCGATTGTGAAAATATATTCACGAGATCAAACGATTTGGATCCCTTCGGCTCTTTTCATCCGGATCGAACGAAACGGGTATTGAAATAGCTTAACCTGTTGTAAAATAAAGGTTAAGGAAGCTGCACAATTAATATGCAAATGGTATGGACCCCATTCAGGGCGTTCTCCGGAGTCGCTTTTACACAGGGTTGTCCACGCCTATTCCACAATTTCTGTGGAAAAGGAAGATCAACCATTATATTTCGGTACTTTAGGGTGCCGGAACGATGTGCCGGGTTCCTGGCAAACAACGAAAGAGAGGTAAGCGTATGCCCCAGATCCAGCGGACACTTTCCATCATCAAGCCCGATGGAGTCGAGAAGAACGTCATCGGCGACGTTCTGTCACGGTTCGAAAAGGCCGGTCTCAGGATCGCCGCCATGAAGATGGTACACTTGACTCCGGAGGAGGCAGGCGGGTTTTATATCGTGCACAGGGAAAGGCCGTTTTTCGGTGACCTCAAGGGTTACATGTCCTCCGGGCCCGTCATCGTGCTGGTTCTCGAAGGCCATGACGCCATCGCCGTCAACCGGGATCTCATGGGGGCCACCAACCCCGCGGAGGCTGATCCGGGAACCATCAGGGCCGACCACGCCGAGAGCATCGAGAGGAACATCGTCCACGGTTCCGATTCCCGGGAATCGGCCGATTTCGAGATCCCGTATTTTTTTTCAGCCATTGAGGTCCATGGCTGAAAAGAGTATCCGGTAGACAGTATTCAGTAGGCAGACTAGCCCGATGGCCCCGGCGACTT is a window from the bacterium genome containing:
- the recG gene encoding ATP-dependent DNA helicase RecG, coding for MSAKSPGVTKLTDLDGVGEKTASRLAALGVESAEGLLYFLPRAYQDRSNPQPIPTLNPGQFATVRGQVLSISERRYRTRRVLEAMITDGKGVLVLKWFRFGKWLRKNIEGRFPPGSEALASGRVDAFGGQVEMHHPDLTSLEAGDGVGLVPVYSVSEGLSQQLMRKAVGAAVKWCIGKVSEYVPGHILEKYGLPDLPESLAALHQPPRDADVGSLNEGTSRWHNRLKFGELLVFQLGLLARRRELDSRTAPVITGDGSLERSFLGDLPFELTGAQERSTSEIRRDLASGTPMHRLLQGDVGSGKTLVAFLAMLRAAEDGRQSVLMAPTEVLAGQHYRNLSAWCEKLGMEVALLTGSMDAEGRRRAVGGAGSGEIKLFVGTHAIIQEGVQFKDLALAVVDEQHRFGVLQRLALREKGTSPHFLVMTATPIPRSLTMVIYGDLDISTIDELPPGRTPVETVIYKERDRSRMYLRVSREAGRGRQVYIVYPLVEESEKVELLAANEMAREYRERIFPHLRIGLLTGRMAPREKAIVMDRFRQGKDQVLVSTTVIEVGVDVPNATLMVIEHAERFGLFQLHQLRGRVGRGHEKSTCILMEGSSASPEARARLEVLVSTDSGFTIADADLRIRGPGDFLGSRQSGMPDFMYAHPLRDSDIMAQAREAAGDMAAEGRIPDFLHKEIGKFWIGSSHITYSG
- the ndk gene encoding nucleoside-diphosphate kinase is translated as MPQIQRTLSIIKPDGVEKNVIGDVLSRFEKAGLRIAAMKMVHLTPEEAGGFYIVHRERPFFGDLKGYMSSGPVIVLVLEGHDAIAVNRDLMGATNPAEADPGTIRADHAESIERNIVHGSDSRESADFEIPYFFSAIEVHG